A region from the Phycisphaerales bacterium genome encodes:
- a CDS encoding polysaccharide deacetylase family protein — protein MYHRVLPAGQAREYPLASLAMPVHAFEEQVAWLAGRYHVVSLRDAAEMLHRGEAPEKRVIALTFDDGYADNFENVGPILERYGLRGTFFVTTGFVEGSEPMWFDIAAEAWLRGSPSAREGMVASLPKPPDRRVAREGGIRVWMQGLKQVRPGERLALIDRATKLAPGGADPAKYRAMTREQVAELHARGHEIGSHTITHPILTQLDDGELLRELVESKDTLESWIGDEVSSFCYPNGDWDERVKAAALEAGYRVACTTTPGFNRRQTDRLLLSRFDITPQRVLNADGTHDLLGFRAEVCGWRHLCRRLMFR, from the coding sequence ATGTACCACCGCGTCCTTCCGGCGGGGCAGGCACGCGAGTATCCGCTGGCTTCGCTGGCGATGCCGGTTCACGCGTTTGAGGAGCAGGTCGCGTGGTTGGCCGGGCGGTATCACGTCGTCTCGCTTCGCGATGCGGCGGAGATGCTGCACCGCGGCGAGGCGCCAGAGAAGCGGGTCATCGCGCTCACGTTTGACGACGGCTACGCGGACAACTTCGAAAACGTGGGGCCGATCCTGGAGCGGTATGGTCTGCGCGGCACGTTCTTTGTCACGACCGGATTCGTCGAAGGCAGCGAGCCGATGTGGTTTGACATCGCGGCGGAAGCCTGGCTGAGAGGTTCGCCCAGCGCCCGGGAGGGCATGGTTGCATCCCTGCCGAAGCCGCCCGACAGACGCGTGGCACGGGAGGGCGGCATTCGAGTGTGGATGCAGGGCTTGAAGCAAGTGCGGCCCGGCGAACGGTTGGCGCTGATCGACCGAGCGACCAAACTGGCTCCGGGCGGGGCTGATCCGGCCAAGTACCGCGCGATGACGCGCGAGCAGGTAGCCGAGCTGCACGCGCGTGGACACGAAATCGGCTCTCACACCATTACGCACCCGATTCTGACGCAACTCGATGATGGTGAATTGCTTCGCGAACTTGTGGAGTCCAAGGACACACTCGAATCGTGGATCGGCGACGAAGTGTCGAGCTTCTGCTACCCCAATGGAGACTGGGACGAACGCGTGAAGGCGGCCGCGCTCGAAGCCGGGTATCGCGTCGCCTGCACGACGACGCCTGGCTTCAACCGGCGCCAGACGGATCGCCTGTTGCTCAGCCGGTTCGACATCACTCCGCAGAGGGTGCTGAATGCCGATGGCACTCACGATCTGCTCGGGTTTCGTGCGGAGGTTTGCGGGTGGCGGCACCTGTGCCGAAGGCTGATGTTTCGATGA
- a CDS encoding Gfo/Idh/MocA family oxidoreductase: MSSILATPSIAEQRAGESRGPALGAATVRATLIGSGKISEQHILALRHRVGCEVAAICDLSPAMARFTAERFSIPATFTDFERMLSECEPQVVHVLTPAASHARIVRRCIEAGRHVIVEKPVALSHEEFCSLRSLAESKGVLLIENHNYRFNRPFLWLEERVADGAVGEVEEVDVRLALRIRDGGRYADANAPHPSHQLPAGAIHEFISHLCYLALRLCAAEPDHVRAAWRNLGGGSIFKYDDLDAVVGFGRTTARLRFTCRQWPDEFSVAVRGSRGQAFIEMFNPTCRLVRQRGGSPHLVPLFNSLSNARSCLASGFGGVWGKIAGRTAYEGLERLLNLTYDAIESGGDPPVTLDDMDRTSRLIDALLALENQV; the protein is encoded by the coding sequence ATGAGTTCAATCTTGGCAACACCTTCGATTGCGGAACAGCGGGCCGGCGAGAGCCGGGGCCCGGCACTCGGCGCTGCAACAGTCCGCGCAACCCTGATCGGCAGCGGCAAGATCTCTGAGCAGCACATCCTGGCGCTTCGGCATCGGGTCGGATGCGAAGTTGCGGCGATTTGCGACCTTTCGCCAGCCATGGCGCGCTTCACGGCGGAACGGTTCAGCATCCCGGCGACGTTCACTGACTTTGAGCGCATGCTCAGTGAGTGTGAGCCGCAAGTCGTGCACGTTCTCACCCCTGCCGCGTCGCATGCACGGATCGTGCGGCGATGCATCGAAGCCGGCCGGCACGTGATCGTGGAAAAGCCGGTGGCACTGTCGCACGAGGAGTTTTGCTCACTGCGGAGCCTCGCCGAGTCTAAGGGGGTTCTCCTCATCGAGAATCACAACTACCGGTTCAACCGGCCGTTTCTGTGGCTGGAGGAGCGGGTGGCCGACGGCGCCGTGGGCGAAGTTGAAGAGGTTGACGTCCGGCTGGCTCTGCGCATCCGCGACGGTGGACGGTACGCCGATGCCAACGCGCCGCATCCGAGTCATCAACTACCGGCGGGAGCAATTCATGAATTCATCTCGCACCTGTGCTATCTCGCGCTGCGGCTTTGCGCGGCAGAGCCGGATCACGTCCGCGCGGCGTGGCGCAACTTAGGCGGCGGAAGCATTTTCAAGTACGATGACCTGGACGCGGTCGTCGGATTCGGTCGGACGACCGCACGACTCCGCTTTACCTGCCGTCAGTGGCCGGATGAGTTCAGCGTTGCGGTGCGAGGCAGTCGTGGTCAGGCATTCATCGAAATGTTCAACCCGACCTGTCGACTCGTGCGACAGCGAGGCGGGAGCCCTCACCTCGTGCCCCTGTTCAATTCACTCTCGAATGCGCGCTCTTGCCTTGCTTCTGGATTCGGCGGCGTGTGGGGCAAGATCGCCGGAAGGACCGCGTACGAGGGCCTCGAGCGACTCCTGAACTTGACCTACGACGCCATCGAGAGCGGCGGAGACCCTCCCGTAACTCTCGATGACATGGACCGCACGAGCCGGTTGATCGATGCGCTCCTTGCACTGGAGAATCAGGTTTGA